The genomic DNA gaaaagaaaaaaaaaaaaaaaggaaaataatttgcgCTTTTAGGAACAACCCCTGAACTGGAGCCTCCACACGGCTCTTAATCTGTCAGGAGCCTGGAGAACAGGGAAAGCCAGAGAAGCGGAAGAGATGCGAGCGCTGCGTCTGCAATACCCGCTGCCCCAGGACTCGGACTCGCACCGCGGGAGCTGTGACTGGGCGCGGGGGCgcagtgggggtggggggaagtgggggggagggaggcagcgCCGAGCTCAGTTTCCTCCGGCCTAGGCTGGGATTTCCGCGGCAGCCAATGAGATCGCGCTTCTTGACGTCCAATCAGCGACGAGGCGGCTCGATATATATCCTGGCGCTGCGAGACCTGCTACAGCCGCTTCTCGCTCCTCCGGGAAGGCTTTAGTAGCTGCTGCGTAATGGCGCGCACGAAGCAGACGGCGCGTAAGTCGACGGGCGGGAAGGCGCCCCGCAAGCAGCTGGCCACCAAGGCGGCCCGCAAGAGCGCGCCGGCCACGGGCGGCGTGAAGAAGCCGCACCGCTACCGGCCCGGCACGGTGGCGCTGCGCGAGATCCGGCGCTACCAGAAGTCGACGGAGCTGCTGATCCGCAAGCTGCCCTTCCAGCGGCTGGTGCGCGAGATCGCGCAGGACTTCAAGACCGACCTGCGCTTCCAGAGCTCGGCCGTGATGGCGCTGCAGGAGGCGAGCGAGGCCTACCTGGTGGGGCTCTTCGAGGACACCAACCTGTGCGCCATCCACGCCAAGCGCGTCACCATCATGCCCAAGGACATCCAGCTGGCTCGCCGCATCCGCGGAGAGCGGGCCTGAAGGGGCTTTTGCCATAGCCCCTCCGCAGTTCTAGCAGACGAGACAGCCCACACAAACCCAAAGGCTCTTTTAAGAGCCACTCCATGCACACAAAAGAGCTGTAGCACtggttttaatttagaaataatttttttttgagtgtaGCACTGATTTTATGTCCCCAGTTCCTCTTTGTGTCGCGGTGGTTTTAGTGTATTATCCCATGTTTTACTATGTTTTCTCCATGTAAATACTCATCTTTAATAAACCCCATAAGGCTCTACATTTCCTGCTCTGCAATTCCCTGGATTGCAAATACCAAAGGATAGTAACAGGCACTTTTTGAGCAGTATGTGTAGGAGAGAGACAAAACTGGACACAGGGAGGGCTCGGAAGTCAATGTATTAGTTTAAGCTTGGTCAGCAGGGAATATCAggcagaaaggattttttttttgcattatgaGTGCACTGGACTCAACTGGCCTTGATGTAGAAGGGAGATGGCACACACTTCTCTGTCTGACATGGGCCTGGGCTCAGGAACTGCCTCTAACCTCGCCTAGCTCACTGGATCTGGGCAAAAGTGGAAACTTCCCATAGCCCactgaaattctgtttgtgttgaACCTAAGGCATTAGGTTTTACTGGGGGCTACCACCTTGCTCCAAAAATTGTTAACCCCGGGAGCAAGAATATCTGTCTCAAAGAGTCAGTTTTGAGACCAGTCTCAATTATGTATGACCATGCCAAAGAAGCAGGTCACATGAGTCTTATTTCTTACAGCGCAGAAACATGCCTAAAAAGACCACGAAACTGACTGAAAAGTATTGTACACAGGAATAACTATcaagtttttctggatttttttttctattgataATATAAAAGGAGGTGGAGTGGGGGTAAAAACTGTTATCTATttcctgagggtttttttagaagattggtgttggtgtttgtttttttgtgggggttttttttgtttttcttttggagcaGGTGGGGAGGTGGTTAGACTgggatatttttaataagagtttcattaaaaatttaagGTGGAAAATTGTGGTTTTTTCCAATGATTGtacatgtatttgttttgaatttgcACTCCCCCAGGTAGCAATCACATGATTTTATACAGTCAGAAAATACGCTGAGTTGTCAGATTTCTAGGATTCTTCAGAAGTTACTGGCATGATTGTGTATGTATACGTGTGCGCATGCAGCTTTCAGCGTTCCTCATAAGGGTCCTTCCAACCACCTTTGCTTGAATTGTTGCTGCAACATGCATATAGGAATGACCAGTCTAACAATAACCTGAACATTAAAATAGGAAGTTAAAAATTAGGCCTCAGATTCATATCAGGGAGTAGTTTCTCCTACTGTTTTGGGAAACATCTTCCTATCTTTCccccatctgtaaaatgcaCCATTGGTACCCGGGGTGTAACAGTCTTGAgtgctgggcagcactgaaGGGTCCTATTAGAAGATGGCAGTGTCAGTAGAGGCTTCTGAGCaccatttgttttctcttagaGATGCTTGCTCCATTATAGACACAATCTATCAGACAGCACCTGGATGCCTGAGGAAAGAAAGTGGAAAGACTTCGTCAATCTTGACTGAAGAAGTCTACACTaagtttttttggggggtgtctTTCcccacacctttttttttccctccgtATAAAGCCCCTTTATGAGTTTGTTGATCTTCATGGCCTTATTTTGAAATTAGGTTTCGATGGAAGTAGAGATCTGCACTGTTACCGAGTGATGAATGGAACAACTGTGCAGTTTGTAATGAACACAGGAGTGAGTTAGTCTGTGTTTTTATCTTTCAAACACAATGAATGTGTGTTTTTCAAGACAGACTTCACCTCTACTTGcatgtaaattaaaatcttttctggGTTTGAAGtgaatcaaaataaaagaatcccaaattatacagaaagaaaatattagcatGTTTTGTAACTGAAGTTTTATGCTATAGCATAACTAAGATTTCTCCAGTTCTTGTGAGGAACCTTGATGTGAGAGAGATTTTTCACTTACAGCCTGGGGAGTAAAGGAAACCTTCCAATAGCCCATAAGAGTTGTGTTCTTCTAAAAGAAGCCAGATGACAAAAGCATAATTTCAGTCCTTGCTTCAACTTCTTCAGTTGTCCTAGAGCATATCTAATGTTAGCAGAGGGAGCGGTGGAAAGACCTCTATCGTATTGCTAAGAAGTACCACCTTGTTAATGCTGTAAGATCCTACCCAGTTATTTTTAGCAATTTTACTAGATAAC from Falco rusticolus isolate bFalRus1 chromosome 5, bFalRus1.pri, whole genome shotgun sequence includes the following:
- the LOC119148778 gene encoding histone H3, which translates into the protein MARTKQTARKSTGGKAPRKQLATKAARKSAPATGGVKKPHRYRPGTVALREIRRYQKSTELLIRKLPFQRLVREIAQDFKTDLRFQSSAVMALQEASEAYLVGLFEDTNLCAIHAKRVTIMPKDIQLARRIRGERA